Below is a genomic region from Methanosphaera sp. ISO3-F5.
AAGATTAAACAATCTGTATCTAGTGAAATGAGCAGTGATGCAGTAGGTGGAGGTTAAACTCAACCTACAATTTTAGTTAACACCTTACTCAAAACTTTACCTTTTTTATTATTATATCTATAATTAATCATTCTAGTTTCATTATCAAGCTTTTTATTTAGTTTACGCAATTCAATATCGATGGAATGATAAGTTTGATTATATTTCCTTAGATAGTCACTGCTTAATTTATCTTTGGAATTAATTAAGTCATGATAAGCTGTTCCAAGTTTAGTTTTTGATATCATTGTGTCAATATTATATTTTTCACTTTTAATTACATTATTTAAATTATCTAACTCTTTTTCCAATATTTCTTCCTGAATTCTTTTTTTGTCATTAATGGTTTTATCAAATAAATTAGTAGTTTTTTTATCTTTTTTGAACATAATATCACTCCTCTTCAATCTTAGCAATACAATATTTACAAACTGATTTATTATTAGTTATATGATATTTTTTCATAGGACAATAATAATATTTTCCCTTTTTATAAACTTTTTTTGGTCCAGGAATAATCGTGTTAATATTATGAACAGGTTCATTAAGAAAATATCTAGCATAAATAACTGTAATATTCAAAATATACTGTGTATTATTATCTTTTCTTTCTAATAATTCATTAATTAATTTAACATCATCCTCTTCAATTTCACCATCATAATTACACGTATCATTTCTTAAAGAAGTTAATCTGGATAATAAAACAGTCTGGACAGAGTTAACATATTCTCTTTTATAATCTTCTGGAAGAAATCGGGTTTCGTTTTGAAAATACACTGATAATTCATGCATATCCGTTAAAGAAATTTTTTTCACTTCATTTTTCAGGATATCTCTAAGTCTATTTAAACTTATACCCGCAACGATTTCCTCCATCATGGTTTTACTCCTTATTACTATAAAATTCTATAATATTTTTTGCAGTAGTTTCACCAATACCATCAATCTTCATCAATTCCTTAGGACTTGCAAGACTTAAATTATTGCCGAAAACATCAACCAGACTTCTAGCTCTTTGTCTTCCAAGACGTTTAATTCCAATCACAAGAGGTAATAAATCTTCTTTCACACCATAATATAATCTGGAGCTAAGTTTATCAATTTCATTCAAGTACCTGTAATTTCCTAACACTTCACAAATATCATAAAAGTATTTAACAAGATGTGATGCTTCGTAGCTTGCACGCCTGGTGGAAGCTGCATAAACCTTAAGATAATTTTCTATTTCATACTCTTTATGTTCATTAATCCATTCAATTAAACTAGCTGCTGTTGATTCATCATTCTGTACAAAACTAACATAAACATCATGTTTACTGAGAACTTCTTTAATATTTTCCTTGTTTGCCTTGAATTTAGTGTTAATTTTAGGCATATCATGTGTTTTGGAAATTTCATAAATAAGTGAAGCAATATTGAATTCATCACTCATCATATTTGAATAATCCTTTAATTTAACAGCTGTTTTCACGGCATAGTTGTTCTTTGAGATTAATGTTCCTAGGGGAGTAGTTTGTAATCCTGATGGTGATACTCTGATAATTCCATTTTGTATAAGATATTCTAATGCACTGGATATTTCGTATTTTATTGATTCATCTGAAAAACCGAAGCTCATAGTATTATATGTGTGGGATATTTGGAATCCATAGAATGTTTTGTTGAAAAATTCTATTAATTCTTCTATATCTTTTGCAAAACCACTGGATACTTGTGTAATGATTTGTTTTAACACTGCATCATCATTATCAATAAGTTTTGAATTTGTTACTTCTATTTCTCCATTAACATAGAATTCTTCTAGATTAAATGCTTCATCATAAGTTTTTGCAATTAGATAAGAGTAACCTTCAGTATCAAATCCTGGTCGTCCTGCTCTACCAGACATTTGTTCATAATCAAATACGGGGATATTGATTTGACCTTGATCTGTCCAACGATTATAATCTCGTATAATCACATTTTTTGATGGAAGGTTAACTCCATACATTAAACTAGGTGTTGCAGTAATCATTAATAGGTTTCCTTTAACAAATTCCTCTTCAATAATTTCTTTTTGTTTATCAAATAATCCTGCATGGTGGAAGGCTATACCGTTTTCAATGCATTCAGCTAATTTATAACAAACCTCTGTGGGCTGAGTGTTACGTCTTTTAGGAACTTCTAATATTTCTTCAGCAATATCCTTAAATATTTCTCTTTTTCCATCTGGTATATATCGTGATATCTTTTTTGCCATATTCTGTGCTAATGATTCAGTAAATCTGCGTGTAGAAACAAAGGTTAACATTTGTGAAGAATCATTTAATGTATCATTCAATATTTTAAAAACGATATTGTTTTTATCTTTGGTTCCGAATTCTTCTGCACATAAAACTTCCTTATGTAGGGGTACTGGTCTATAATCATGGGTGACTACTTCTGCTTCAAGCCAGTGTGCCATTTCATCCATGTTCTGGAGTGTTGCAGATAATGCAATTATTCGTATTCCCTTGTTTTGTTCCTTTATTCTTGTTATTGCACATTCTATGGTTGGTCCTCTTGAATAATCTCCAATCATATGAAATTCATCTATTATTACTAAATCAATTTCATGAAGTGTGTTTCTTGAAAATCTTGTTATTGCATCAAATGATTCAAAAACCATTACTGCAATATCTGCACTTGAAGGGTGTTTACCTACTTTGTATCCGTATTGTTCAAAAATTTTGAATTCTTTGTATTTTTCGTTCTGTAATGAGATTAAGGGAACTGCATATACTACTTTTCCACCCTGGAGAAGTACCTTTAGTGAGGCTAAAACTCCTAAAACAGTTTTTCCACTTGCTGTTGGTATTGATATAATATAGTTATCTTTTTTATCAATATAACCTGAATCTATCACTGCTTGTTGTGCTGGATTATATTCTTCAATGAATGGATAACATTCTTTCATTATTTTTTCAATTTCTGGATCTATGTTTGTCAATTTTTTCCACCCCATATTAATTAGAGTATGGTATGTTCATTTTCGAATATTTATTAACTATTAATTTTCTTGCGTTTTGCCCTATTTTTTCTCTTTCCTGTTCATTTGTAACTAGTTTATCTATTGCTTCAGATAGTGCTTTCGGATTTTTGGTTGGAACTATTATTCCATCAACATTATCTGTTATGATGTTACTTATGTTTCCAGTGTCGGTTGCTATTAATGCTTTTGCACAGGACATGCTTTCTAGTGCTACGATACTTGCACCTTCTGATAATGATGGTAAAACCATTATGTCTGTTTTGGGTATTATTTTTTCAGGTTCTCTTGTTTTTCCCATAAGTTTGGTATTTTTCAGATTATTTGTTTCTATGTATTTTTGAAGTAATTCTTTTTGAGGTCCGTCTCCATATATTTGTAGATTATATTTTGTATTTGATATTTTCTTAGCTTCTAGCAGGTATTGTAATCCTTTTTGTTCTACTAGATTTCCTATGAATGTTACTGTTGGAATATTGTTTTTGTTGGATGTTTTTTCGTGTTTAGGTTTGAATTTATTTGTGTTGACTGTATTGGGTGTTATGAATGATTTTTTTGTAATGTTTTCGCCACATAAATTAATAGCTTTTTCTTCCAATTTTTCACTTACGAAGTATAGAGCATCCGCTTTGTTTAAGATAAATTTCAGTATCGGTCTTAATATTTTATTATTTGGTAATATATTAATATCGGAACCGTGGATTGTTATGATTTTCTTAGCATTACTTTTATTTAAAACACTCACAAGACCTGGAGGTAAAATATAATTTGCATGGATTATGTCAATATCATGTTTTTTAACAATTTTATTTAACATAAAATAACTGGATATAATAAATGAAAAACCACGAATAATAGGAATATTAAGACTTTTTGCTACATAAACATTATCAGAAACTTGTGCATCTTGTTTATATGTTAAAATATAAACATTATGACCTTCCTCGGAAAGTTTTTCCTCTAATTGCTTAGCATATGTGGAAACACCACCTACTTGTGGAGGATATTGGCCTACAATACAAATATTCATACAATCACTTTATTTCCATTTAAACGGGATATCCTCTATTTTGGATGGATTTAAAACAGTACCATCCATCTGAACAATCACAGCATTAAATTTAATATTGAATTTTAATTCACATAATTCAACAATTTTATCTGCAATTAACTCAAAAACAGCCGTAGTTAACCCTTGTTTATTCAGTATTTTAATAACGTCCTCTGTAGTAATGCATTCATAGATTGATTTCATAGTTTCAGTATCTGCACCAACCAATCCCGCATAAGCAGTCATAATTTCTCTACGTGCATCAGCAACACTTTGTTTAGTATTAAATATACCTGCAGCTATCTTAATTAACTTTCCAGCATGACCAAACAAAGTAATCGAATTGACTTTTTCAGTTTTATCTGCTTCTTCTAACATAAAACCAACAAAATTACTCATTTCAATAATTTCATCATCTTTGATTTCTAATTTTTCTTTGGCAATACGTGTACCAATATTTCCCGGTACAAACAATAAATCATAATAACCATTAGCAATAGCAACATCAATTTGAACTCTTAAAGAATCTGTGTATGCTTTAGAGGACATAGGCCTAGCTATACCTGTAGTTCCTAAAACAGAGATTCCATCTAAAATACCTAGTCTGCTGTTCATAGTTTTAGGAGCTAACTTTTTTCCTTCAGGAATAATTATTTTAACAATTGCACCTTTATTTTCTGGTAAAAATTTTTTAACATTTTTTTCAATCATTTTACGAGGTACAGGATTAATAGCGTATTCTCCAACAGGAATTTGTAATCCTGGTTTGGTTACTTTTCCAACACCTTCTCCTGCAGTTATTTCAACCATGTCTATGTTGTCAGTTAATGTAACTTCTGAAATAATTTCAATCCCTCTTGTAACATCAGGATCATTATAAGTAGGTTTTATTACAGTTGCAGAAGCTTTTGTGGAATTTATTGATTTAGATTCCTTGATTTCAACTATTAATTCAGAATTTGGAGCATCTATTGTAACAACTTCGGGTGTTTTATCCGTAATTGTTAATAAAGCAGCTACACTTGCTGCAGTAGCTACACTGCCTGTTGTTATACCAGATTTTTCTTTTGAATTCTCATGATGTTCTATTTTAATCCCAACCTAAATTAAATTAATATCCTATTGTTATTATTACTAATATATGTAATATTTAAATTAATTATTTTTATTAAAAAAAAGTATTTAAAAAAATAAAGAATTTTTGAATGGGTGGTTAAGAAAAATAAATTATCCTTTTCTAAGTAATGTTTTTCTGATTTTTTTAGAAAGTTCTTCAGGTGTAGGTGCACCGACAAATGCTACTTCGCCATCTACTACAACAGTAGGTACTGACATTATTTGATATTCTCTTACTTTATCAATGTTTTCATCTACATTTAAGTGTTCATATTCTACTTGGTCACCTAATTCTTTTACTACTTCTTCTGCTGCTGAAACTGCCATAGGACAGTAAGGACATGAATGTGATGTGAATACTTCTAATTTTACAGTCATTTTCTTTTCTCCATTATTTTATATTATTATTTATTTATTGTTTTTAAAATATTAATAAGGATTGTTATATAATATTATAATAGTATTTTTTTTTAGGGGATTGGTAATTATGGTTAAAGTTCGTTCACCTGCATCAGCAACAGTTATTAATGCAATAAGCACTGGTAAAGGATCAGCATTTGGTATAGAATTATATGTAACCGCTGAGGTAAAAATATTAAACAGAGAATCTGACTCAGATATATCTTATGTTTGTAAAAGCTTAGATAATCCTGACATGGATACAACATTAAT
It encodes:
- a CDS encoding DUF2115 family protein — protein: MMEEIVAGISLNRLRDILKNEVKKISLTDMHELSVYFQNETRFLPEDYKREYVNSVQTVLLSRLTSLRNDTCNYDGEIEEDDVKLINELLERKDNNTQYILNITVIYARYFLNEPVHNINTIIPGPKKVYKKGKYYYCPMKKYHITNNKSVCKYCIAKIEEE
- a CDS encoding DEAD/DEAH box helicase; translated protein: MKECYPFIEEYNPAQQAVIDSGYIDKKDNYIISIPTASGKTVLGVLASLKVLLQGGKVVYAVPLISLQNEKYKEFKIFEQYGYKVGKHPSSADIAVMVFESFDAITRFSRNTLHEIDLVIIDEFHMIGDYSRGPTIECAITRIKEQNKGIRIIALSATLQNMDEMAHWLEAEVVTHDYRPVPLHKEVLCAEEFGTKDKNNIVFKILNDTLNDSSQMLTFVSTRRFTESLAQNMAKKISRYIPDGKREIFKDIAEEILEVPKRRNTQPTEVCYKLAECIENGIAFHHAGLFDKQKEIIEEEFVKGNLLMITATPSLMYGVNLPSKNVIIRDYNRWTDQGQINIPVFDYEQMSGRAGRPGFDTEGYSYLIAKTYDEAFNLEEFYVNGEIEVTNSKLIDNDDAVLKQIITQVSSGFAKDIEELIEFFNKTFYGFQISHTYNTMSFGFSDESIKYEISSALEYLIQNGIIRVSPSGLQTTPLGTLISKNNYAVKTAVKLKDYSNMMSDEFNIASLIYEISKTHDMPKINTKFKANKENIKEVLSKHDVYVSFVQNDESTAASLIEWINEHKEYEIENYLKVYAASTRRASYEASHLVKYFYDICEVLGNYRYLNEIDKLSSRLYYGVKEDLLPLVIGIKRLGRQRARSLVDVFGNNLSLASPKELMKIDGIGETTAKNIIEFYSNKE
- a CDS encoding glycosyltransferase family 4 protein; translation: MNICIVGQYPPQVGGVSTYAKQLEEKLSEEGHNVYILTYKQDAQVSDNVYVAKSLNIPIIRGFSFIISSYFMLNKIVKKHDIDIIHANYILPPGLVSVLNKSNAKKIITIHGSDINILPNNKILRPILKFILNKADALYFVSEKLEEKAINLCGENITKKSFITPNTVNTNKFKPKHEKTSNKNNIPTVTFIGNLVEQKGLQYLLEAKKISNTKYNLQIYGDGPQKELLQKYIETNNLKNTKLMGKTREPEKIIPKTDIMVLPSLSEGASIVALESMSCAKALIATDTGNISNIITDNVDGIIVPTKNPKALSEAIDKLVTNEQEREKIGQNARKLIVNKYSKMNIPYSN
- the cbiD gene encoding cobalt-precorrin-5B (C(1))-methyltransferase CbiD → MEHHENSKEKSGITTGSVATAASVAALLTITDKTPEVVTIDAPNSELIVEIKESKSINSTKASATVIKPTYNDPDVTRGIEIISEVTLTDNIDMVEITAGEGVGKVTKPGLQIPVGEYAINPVPRKMIEKNVKKFLPENKGAIVKIIIPEGKKLAPKTMNSRLGILDGISVLGTTGIARPMSSKAYTDSLRVQIDVAIANGYYDLLFVPGNIGTRIAKEKLEIKDDEIIEMSNFVGFMLEEADKTEKVNSITLFGHAGKLIKIAAGIFNTKQSVADARREIMTAYAGLVGADTETMKSIYECITTEDVIKILNKQGLTTAVFELIADKIVELCELKFNIKFNAVIVQMDGTVLNPSKIEDIPFKWK
- a CDS encoding MJ0307 family thioredoxin is translated as MTVKLEVFTSHSCPYCPMAVSAAEEVVKELGDQVEYEHLNVDENIDKVREYQIMSVPTVVVDGEVAFVGAPTPEELSKKIRKTLLRKG